One part of the Magallana gigas chromosome 5, xbMagGiga1.1, whole genome shotgun sequence genome encodes these proteins:
- the LOC136275265 gene encoding uncharacterized protein, with amino-acid sequence MSNTKPNVEANKLTADDVLLTSGSLKQERLAYAYSVLLARILCKLPAFQSYKKLIPEHLPHEYSKKMEAKSLVYPLPIQFRNEAKHEDCLCIMDTYEDQLIKMFTEAFGNTDVLRKFGVPVGGDQLTRVRLQEAKNIRCLSVTPERRLDDLHPIVCEMWHNKQDFLEKCFKALYKTSNTPPTLAYFKTLLQRSNVNGKVKGRFQPHFDLLMTVGEGMITEQFMEFFNMEDMDSKPQHRDFDDLSHQPKDQQKSFLLDIIQKFMKYFGYGLLETPHLIPRRNEYQERVEKRSTILVNGQQFIIQTSEEKTCYKEEDEVYNYCMLLCHWYLHVIEMHDTAKEGDIHRAVLNCKYAIPFFYSHSKLSKYLVENVNYVLQTEHLLSPLQSLRVLEGSFVNTIGGKGKCVESDLVQEHSVCNQKSLIRSLGANKTEKSISRATASADAIAEICSQMDNCLQIKPKSGRHSKTVSVNDQIIVSRELRKIRPFQYIPGRKCQGFSSLHPIPVTTENVPNMKDWINHLIRRLTRGQVVPVEEEEDEEEQDDWEED; translated from the exons ATGTCGAACACAAAGCCAAATGTTGAAGCAAACAAGCTCACAGCTGATGATGTGCTGTTGACATCAGGAAGTCTGAAACAAGAGAGACTTGCATATGCATATAGCGTTTTACTGGCAAGAATCCTGTGTAAGCTGCCTGCATTCCAGAGCTACAAGAAACTTATTCCTGAGCATTTGCCCCATGAGTATTCTAAGAAGATGGAAGCCAAGTCTTTGGTGTACCCACTTCCTATCCAGTTTAGGAATGAAGCCAAACACGAGGACTGCCTGTGTATAATGGACACATATGAAGACCAGCTGATCAAAATGTTCACAGAAGCTTTTG GTAACACAGATGTCTTGAGGAAGTTTGGTGTACCAGTTGGTGGCGACCAGCTGACCAGAGTCAGACTACAGGAAGCAAAGAACATCAGATGTCTCTCTGTTACTCCTGAGAGGAGACTGGATGACCTACATCCTATTGTTTGTGAAATGTGGCACAATAAGCAAGACTTTCTTGAG AAATGCTTTAAAGCACTATACAAGACAAGCAATACTCCTCCAACTCTGGCATACTTCAAGACTCTGCTGCAACGCTCCAATGTGAATGGCAAAGTTAAAGGAAGGTTTCAGCCTCATTTTGACCTTTTGATGACAGTTGGTGAGGGAATGATCACAGAGCAGTTCATGGAATTCTTCAACATGGAGGACATGGACAGTAAGCCTCAGCATCGAGACTTTGACGATTTGAGTCATCAACCAAAAGATCAACAGAAATCTTTTCTTTTGGATATCATccaaaaatttatgaaatactTTGGTTATGGATTGTTGGAGACACCACATTTGATACCCAGAAGAAATGAATATCAAGAAAGAGTGGAGAAAAGAAGCACCATACTTGTGAATGGGCAACAGTTCATCATTCAGACATCCGAAGAGAAAACATGCTACAAAGAAGAGGATGAAGTATACAATTACTGCATGCTTCTATGTCACTGGTACCTGCATGTTATTGAAATGCATGACACTGCTAAAGAGGGAGATATCCACAGAGCAGTACTTAACTGCAAGTATGCCATCCCATTTTTTTATTCTCATTCTAAACTAAGTAAATACTTGGTGGAAAATGTCAATTATGTCCTCCAAACAGAACACTTATTATCTCCTCTGCAAAGTTTGCGAGTGCTAGAGGGATCATTTGTTAACACCATTGGTGGGAAGGGTAAATGTGTTGAGAGTGATTTAGTGCAGGAACATTCCGTGTGCAACCAAAAGAGCCTTATACGAAGTCTCGGCGCTAACAAGACTGAGAAATCCATTTCAAGAGCCACAGCATCAGCAGATGCTATTGCAGAGATTTGTTCCCAAATGGACAACTGCTTGCAAATTAAGCCCAAAAGTGGTCGTCATTCCAAGACGGTTTCCGTGAATGATCAAATTATCGTTAGCAGGGAACTTCGAAAAATTCGCCCATTTCAATACATACCTGGACGAAAGTGTCAAGGATTTTCATCTCTCCATCCTATTCCTGTTACAACTGAAAATGTGCCAAACATGAAAGACTGGATAAATCACCTTATAAGGAGGCTTACTCGTGGACAGGTAGTTCCAGTGGAGGAAGAGGAGGATGAAGAGGAGCAAGATGATTGGGAAGAAGACTAA
- the LOC105331869 gene encoding putative ammonium transporter 1 isoform X1 encodes MDVMYAANASNMTTEPGNNLSDLHSNLDTLFLLVCGMIVYFMQCGFAFLEAGAVRSKNTTNILIKNVMDLFISGVSYWLFGFAFAFGDGGEADKFIGLKYFASHSLPHRQYAMFFFQFTFAATASTIVSGAVAERCEFVAYFVYSVFITGFIYPVVTHWAWSSGGWLTVGDSYAALNNEVVAYQDFAGSGVVHVLGGIAALIGAIMLGPRLGRFHRSSNTVATIRGHSVPIAALGGFILFFGFLAFNGGSQLTISNSGDGEALARAVVNTVISGSFAAFMSLILNRLRVFGNTWSLLVTINGALTGMVAICAGCNVYEPYAACVVGLIAAIVFRTYSLLMIKLGIDDPLDAVAVHFGGGSWGLIAVAFFDSKEGILYAGNLKSGYKLGWQCIGLAAIVAWTASLSCLVFGLLRCFKILRVPREEEEKGLDIPKHNEPAYPVEAYGHGHIERLIQILENNPTVVTQGFENMAFEREITDKGPYENPESRHVVVNGSSEKAKPIDKPGISHNGITITVNNTKL; translated from the exons ATGGACGTCATGTATGCTGCTAACGCTTCCAACATGACTACCGAGCCAGGAAACAACCTGTCGGACTTACACTCAAATCTAGATACCCTCTTCTTGCTCGTCTGTGGAATGATTGTGTATT TTATGCAATGTGGGTTTGCCTTCCTGGAGGCCGGCGCTGTTAGAAGTAAAAACACAACAAACATTCTGATAAAGAACGTGATGGATTTGT TTATTTCCGGAGTGTCCTATTGGCTCTTTggtttcgccttcgcctttggAGATGGTGGAGAGGCAGACAAGTTTATTGGACTGAAGTACTTCGCCTCCCACAGTCTCCCACACCGGCAGTACGCCATGTTCTTCTTCCAGTTCACGTTCGCAGCCACTGCCTCCACCATCGTGTCCGGGGCTGTTGCGGAGCGTTGCGAATTTGTTGCTTACTTCGTTTATAGCGTGTTTATTacag GTTTCATCTACCCGGTA GTAACCCACTGGGCGTGGTCCTCCGGCGGATGGTTAACTGTGGGGGACAGCTACGCCGCCCTTAACAACGAGGTCGTCGCTTATCAG GACTTCGCCGGAAGTGGTGTTGTTCACGTGCTCGGAGGAATCGCTGCCCTGATTGGAGCAATTATGTTGGGCCCCAGACTTGGCCGATTTCATCGCAGTTCCAACACAGTAGCCACCATCAGGGGTCACTCAGTACcc ATTGCGGCTTTGGGTggattcattttgtttttcggATTTTTGGCCTTCAATGGCGGATCCCAGCTCACAATCAGTAACAGCGGTGACGGCGAGGCTCTTGCAAGAGCTGTCGTCAATACCGTCATTTCCGGTTCCTTTGCCGCCTTTATGTCGCTCATCCTTAATCGACTCAGAGTCTTTGGGAATACTTGGAGTCTTCTGGTCACAATTAATGGTGCTTTAACGGGAATG GTTGCTATCTGTGCCGGATGTAACGTCTACGAGCCATATGCCGCATGCGTAGTGGGACTTATCGCCGCCATTGTATTCCGAACCTACTCTCTCCTGATGATAAAGCTTGGTATAGACGACCCTCTGGATGCCGTAGCAG TGCACTTTGGAGGTGGGAGCTGGGGCTTAATTGCTGTTGCGTTCTTCGATAGCAAAGAAGGAATTTTATATGCTGGGAATCTTAAATCTGGATAC aaACTCGGCTGGCAGTGCATAGGGTTGGCAGCCATTGTAGCTTGGACAGCCTCGCTTTCATGCCTGGTGTTCGGGTTACTGAGATGTTTTAAAATCCTTAGAGTTCCccgagaagaagaagaaaaag GTTTGGACATTCCAAAACACAACGAGCCAGCGTACCCCGTTGAAGCTTACGGACACGGTCATATTGAGCGCCTTATTCAGATACTGGAAAACAACCCAACAGTTGTCACCCAGG GATTTGAAAACATGGCATTCGAAAGAGAGATAACAGACAAAGGTCCTTACGAAAATCCGGAATCTCGTCATGTTGTCGTGAATGGTTCTTCCGAGAAGGCTAAACCCATCGACAAGCCCGGTATTTCCCATAATGGCATCACCATCACTGTTAACAACACCAAACTGTGA
- the LOC105331869 gene encoding putative ammonium transporter 1 isoform X2, translated as MAENVSMIIAVVPRLTTIENNLDILFLIIMGMCIVFMQCGFAFLEAGAVRSKNTTNILIKNVMDLFISGVSYWLFGFAFAFGDGGEADKFIGLKYFASHSLPHRQYAMFFFQFTFAATASTIVSGAVAERCEFVAYFVYSVFITGFIYPVVTHWAWSSGGWLTVGDSYAALNNEVVAYQDFAGSGVVHVLGGIAALIGAIMLGPRLGRFHRSSNTVATIRGHSVPIAALGGFILFFGFLAFNGGSQLTISNSGDGEALARAVVNTVISGSFAAFMSLILNRLRVFGNTWSLLVTINGALTGMVAICAGCNVYEPYAACVVGLIAAIVFRTYSLLMIKLGIDDPLDAVAVHFGGGSWGLIAVAFFDSKEGILYAGNLKSGYKLGWQCIGLAAIVAWTASLSCLVFGLLRCFKILRVPREEEEKGLDIPKHNEPAYPVEAYGHGHIERLIQILENNPTVVTQGFENMAFEREITDKGPYENPESRHVVVNGSSEKAKPIDKPGISHNGITITVNNTKL; from the exons ATGGCAGAAAACGTCTCAATGATTATAGCGGTAGTCCCGAGGCTAACTACCATAGAAAACAACCTGGATATTctgtttttaataattatggGAATGTGCATAGTTT TTATGCAATGTGGGTTTGCCTTCCTGGAGGCCGGCGCTGTTAGAAGTAAAAACACAACAAACATTCTGATAAAGAACGTGATGGATTTGT TTATTTCCGGAGTGTCCTATTGGCTCTTTggtttcgccttcgcctttggAGATGGTGGAGAGGCAGACAAGTTTATTGGACTGAAGTACTTCGCCTCCCACAGTCTCCCACACCGGCAGTACGCCATGTTCTTCTTCCAGTTCACGTTCGCAGCCACTGCCTCCACCATCGTGTCCGGGGCTGTTGCGGAGCGTTGCGAATTTGTTGCTTACTTCGTTTATAGCGTGTTTATTacag GTTTCATCTACCCGGTA GTAACCCACTGGGCGTGGTCCTCCGGCGGATGGTTAACTGTGGGGGACAGCTACGCCGCCCTTAACAACGAGGTCGTCGCTTATCAG GACTTCGCCGGAAGTGGTGTTGTTCACGTGCTCGGAGGAATCGCTGCCCTGATTGGAGCAATTATGTTGGGCCCCAGACTTGGCCGATTTCATCGCAGTTCCAACACAGTAGCCACCATCAGGGGTCACTCAGTACcc ATTGCGGCTTTGGGTggattcattttgtttttcggATTTTTGGCCTTCAATGGCGGATCCCAGCTCACAATCAGTAACAGCGGTGACGGCGAGGCTCTTGCAAGAGCTGTCGTCAATACCGTCATTTCCGGTTCCTTTGCCGCCTTTATGTCGCTCATCCTTAATCGACTCAGAGTCTTTGGGAATACTTGGAGTCTTCTGGTCACAATTAATGGTGCTTTAACGGGAATG GTTGCTATCTGTGCCGGATGTAACGTCTACGAGCCATATGCCGCATGCGTAGTGGGACTTATCGCCGCCATTGTATTCCGAACCTACTCTCTCCTGATGATAAAGCTTGGTATAGACGACCCTCTGGATGCCGTAGCAG TGCACTTTGGAGGTGGGAGCTGGGGCTTAATTGCTGTTGCGTTCTTCGATAGCAAAGAAGGAATTTTATATGCTGGGAATCTTAAATCTGGATAC aaACTCGGCTGGCAGTGCATAGGGTTGGCAGCCATTGTAGCTTGGACAGCCTCGCTTTCATGCCTGGTGTTCGGGTTACTGAGATGTTTTAAAATCCTTAGAGTTCCccgagaagaagaagaaaaag GTTTGGACATTCCAAAACACAACGAGCCAGCGTACCCCGTTGAAGCTTACGGACACGGTCATATTGAGCGCCTTATTCAGATACTGGAAAACAACCCAACAGTTGTCACCCAGG GATTTGAAAACATGGCATTCGAAAGAGAGATAACAGACAAAGGTCCTTACGAAAATCCGGAATCTCGTCATGTTGTCGTGAATGGTTCTTCCGAGAAGGCTAAACCCATCGACAAGCCCGGTATTTCCCATAATGGCATCACCATCACTGTTAACAACACCAAACTGTGA